One genomic window of Pocillopora verrucosa isolate sample1 chromosome 8, ASM3666991v2, whole genome shotgun sequence includes the following:
- the LOC131800030 gene encoding ribonuclease inhibitor-like has product MATAAAPSFHSTKETTNYARLCRLLVGVSAHILRETFDKRRPPGNLDTVLSSPPIHRVLKSLRNKKILNPSQWDKLYPAIKSSVSSKNFDITLLMVLLRNICGLAPPATGWDTLPPAADTTLEADIIRIKCYRNTVYGHASEASVDDATFNRYWRDIQDALVRLGGAGYQSAIDDLKKECMDPYIEEHYKELLKQWVVDEVSIKERLDEMTELLKEAIANPTKNFKAGDKEDESEWSKITELRLRGRKITDTGVASVCQALQTPTCEVTKLYLNANQITDAGVAILCQALLAPSCEVTELSLAANQITDVGVASLCQALQTPTCKVSTLYLGCNQITDAGVASLCQALKTPTCKVTKLLLGDNQITNAGVASLCEALQTPTCKVTELDLGGNQIADTGVSSLCQALQTPTCKVTKLDLGGNQITNDGVASLCEALQTPTCKVTVLNLKDNQVTDTGVASLCKALKTPTCKVTELDLGDNRIIDAGVATLCQALQTLTCTVTVLNLKDNQVTDTGVTSLCQALQTPTCKVTMLYLGDNQITDAGVANLCQALKTLTCRVTDLGLEDNLITDAGVASLCEALQTPTCKVTELDLGGNQITDAGVASLCQALQTPTCKVTTLYLNNNQITDASVTSLCQALQTPTCKVTELDLRGTHITDTGVASLRQASQTAACKVLS; this is encoded by the exons ATGGCCACCGCTGCAGCACCTTCGTTTCATTCGACAAAAGAGACAACCAATTACGCCCGCTTATGCAGGCTTCTGGTGGGTGTCAGTGCACATATCTTGAGAGAGACATTTGACAAAAGGCGTCCGCCAGGAAACCTGGACACAGTTTTGTCCAGTCCTCCGATTCATCGAGTACTAAAATCACtccgaaataaaaaaatactcaATCCTTCACAATGGGACAAACTGTACCCCGCCATCAAGTCTTCTGTTTCATCAAAGAATTTCGATATCACGCTACTGATGGTCCTGCTGAGGAACATTTGTGGTCTTGCTCCTCCGGCTACCGGCTGGGACACACTTCCTCCTGCAGCAGACACAACCCTTGAGGCAGATATCATTCGTATCAAGTGCTACAGAAACACAGTTTACGGTCATGCCAGCGAGGCCTCAGTTGATGACGCAACCTTCAATCGATACTGGCGGGACATCCAGGATgcattggtgagactgggaggAGCTGGTTACCAAAGTGCTATCGATGATCTGAAAAAGGAATGCATGGACCCTTATATCGAAGAACACTATAAAGAGCTTCTTAAACAGTGGGTAGTGGATGAAGTCAGCATCAAAGAAAGATTGGATGAAATGACAGAGCTATTAAAGGAAGCAATCGCTAATCctacaaaaaattttaaagcaggaGACAAAG AGGACGAATCTGAATGGAGTAAAATCACCGAACTTAGGCTGAGAGGTCGGAAGATCACCGATACCGGTGTTGCCAGtgtatgtcaagcattacagacaccaacgTGTGAAGTCACCAAACTTTATCTGAATgctaatcagatcaccgatgccggtgttgccattctatgtcaagcattactTGCACCATCATGTGAAGTCACCGAACTTAGTCTGGCTgctaatcagatcaccgatgtcggtgttgccagtctatgtcaagcattacagacaccaacatgtaaagtcagCACACTTTATCTAGGTtgtaatcagatcaccgatgccggtgttgccagtctatgtcaagcattaaagacaccaacatgtaaagtcaccaaaCTTCTTCTGGGTGATAATCAGATCACCaatgccggtgttgccagtctatgtgaagcattacagacaccaacatgtaaagtcaccgaacttGATCTGGGTGGTAATCAGATCGCCGATACCGGTGTTtccagtctatgtcaagcattacagacaccaacatgtaaagtcaccaaaCTTGATCTGGGTGGTAATCAGATCACCAATGacggtgttgccagtctatgtgaagcattacagacaccaacatgtaaagtcactGTTCTTAATCTGAAAGATAATCAGGTCACCGAtaccggtgttgccagtctatgtaaAGCATTaaagacaccaacatgtaaagtcaccgaacttGATCTGGGTGATAATCGGATCAtcgatgccggtgttgccactctatgtcaagcattacagacactAACATGTACAGTCACCGTTCTTAATCTGAAAGATAATCAGGTCACCGATACCGGTGTtaccagtctatgtcaagcattacagacaccaacatgtaaagtcaccatGCTTTATCTGGGAGATAAccagatcaccgatgccggtgttgccaatctatgtcaagcattaaagACACTAACATGTAGAGTCACCGACCTTGGTCTGGAAGATAATCtgatcaccgatgccggtgttgccagtctatgtgaagcattacagacaccaacatgtaaagtcaccgaacttGATCTGGGTggtaatcagatcaccgatgccggtgttgccagtctatgtcaagcattacagacaccaacatgtaaagtcacaACACTTTATCTGAATAacaatcagatcaccgatgccaGTGTtaccagtctatgtcaagcattacagacaccaacatgtaaagtcaccgaacttGATCTGCGTGGTACTCATATCACCGAtaccggtgttgccagtctacGTCAAGCATCACAAACAGCAGCATGTAAAGTCCTCTCTTAA